One Purpureocillium takamizusanense chromosome 12, complete sequence DNA window includes the following coding sequences:
- a CDS encoding uncharacterized protein (TransMembrane:12 (i50-76o82-102i131-154o174-194i206-226o246-270i282-306o336-360i381-403o409-434i446-469o481-502i)~EggNog:ENOG503NVI0~COG:E), with amino-acid sequence MSGLEEKSAATDDMDAAATAERDAPQVVDDECARLNASGHVQELRQSFSLLSLAGIGLVVGNVWPAIGGSILVAIFNGGPPGVLYEFIAVSVCYWNVAASIAELASAIPSSAGVYHWASVTPGSRRWGRPLGFFAGWWNYFAWILGAASMTSIFGNTIIQMYAVMHPEFVAEAWHVFVVYVIFTWVSCAAVCFGNKAMPALNNFGVFAILAFFIITIVVVTVMPSSHASSSFVWSDWSAAIGYPNGFVFVAGMLNGAYSVGAVDAVTHLAEEIPRPERNVPVALGLQVSIGFVTGLAYLIAVLYAINDYDLLFTSAYPIAEIYRQATGSGSGACGLLSLIMICIGLTVVGLHITCGRTLWTLARDGATPWPSKLGRVNQGLQIPVVTTFLSACLITLLGVIYVGSTTAFNAFVGSFILLSSSSYLACILPNLLTGRKNITYGPFKMTGVIGFVVNGISCLYMLGWAVVYCFPASLPTNAQSMNYASLIWGGLTIFVTAFWLFKARKGYQGPTTTGGNVLQLDA; translated from the coding sequence ATGTCCGGACTTGAGGAGAAGTCGGCAGCTACCGACGAcatggatgctgctgccaccgccgagcGCGACGCGCCTCAAGTTGTCGACGATGAATGCGCTCGGTTGAACGCTTCGGGCCACGTCCAGGAGCTCCGCCAGTCCTTCAgcctcctctccctcgcgGGCATCGGCCTCGTGGTCGGTAATGTGTGGCCCGCCATCGGGGGgtccatcctcgtcgccatcttcaacggcggcccgccgggcGTCTTGTACGAGTTcatcgccgtctccgtctgcTACTGgaacgtcgccgcctcgatcGCGGAGCTCGCCAGCGCGAtcccctcgtcggcgggcgtctACCACTGGGCGTCCGTCACGCCCGGCAGCCGGCGATGGGGCCGCCCGCtgggcttcttcgccggctGGTGGAACTACTTTGCTTGGatcctcggcgcggcgagcatgaCGAGCATCTTCGGGAATACCATCATACAGATGTACGCCGTCATGCACCCCGAGTTTGTGGCCGAGGCCTGGCATGTCTTCGTCGTCTATGTCATCTTCACGTGGGTGTCTTGCGCGGCCGTCTGCTTCGGCAACAAAGCGATGCCTGCGCTCAACAATTTCGGCGTCTTTGCTATCCTggccttcttcatcatcaccatcgtcgtcgtcacggtcATGCCCTCGAGTCACGCCTCGTCATCGTTTGTCTGGTCGGACTGGTCCGCCGCTATTGGATACCCGAACGGCTTCGTTTTCGTTGCCGGCATGCTAAACGGCGCCTACAGTGTCGGCGCCGTTGACGCAGTCACGcacctggccgaggagattCCTCGCCCCGAGCGCAACGTCCCCGTGGCCCTTGGCCTGCAGGTGTCCATTGGGTTCGTCACGGGCCTCGCATACTTGATCGCCGTGCTATACGCCATCAACGACTACGATCTTCTTTTCACGTCTGCTTATCCGATCGCGGAGATTTACCGACAGGCTACAGGCTCTGGCTCGGGCGCGTGCGGACTACTGTCCCTCATCATGATCTGCATCGGCCTCACGGTAGTTGGCCTGCACATCACATGCGGTCGCACGCTGTGGACACTTGCGCGCGATGGCGCAACGCCCTGGCCATCGAAGCTTGGACGCGTCAACCAAGGGCTCCAAATCCCCGTGGTGACGACCTTTCTATCTGCCTGCTTGATCACGCTTCTGGGCGTTATCTATGTTGGCAGCACGACGGCGTTCAATGCCTTTGTCGGCAGCTTCATACTCCTTTCGAGCAGCTCATATCTGGCATGCATCCTGCCCAATTTGCTCACCGGCCGGAAGAACATTACATACGGACCGTTTAAGATGACAGGAGTTATCGGGTTCGTTGTTAATGGCATATCTTGTCTGTACATGCTCGGCTGGGCAGTGGTGTACTGCTTCCCCGCCTCACTGCCCACCAATGCGCAGAGCATGAACTATGCAAGCCTGATTTGGGGCGGGCTGACCATATTTGTAACCGCGTTTTGGCTTTTTAAGGCGAGGAAGGGATACCAGGGGCCTACTACAACCGGTGGCAACGTTTTGCAGCTGGACGCCTAG
- a CDS encoding uncharacterized protein (COG:S~EggNog:ENOG503PCDQ~MEROPS:MER1143079) translates to MRTIQLLRAVGVAAALTVNDEAPNGQKPMGEAIAHGVGAALRPQDPFTDEFLAFAEDIMEQWKVLGMSIAVVDGDEVFAKGFGLATLPEAPATPGTPATPETLYYVGSTAKAQTAATLAQLIDSKAYPEVSLGWKTPISSIIRDDFILQDEWATNHITLEDAASHRTGLPRHDNSWHETRNGNASTVQDTVRNLRNLPLGVEPRVEWHYCNLMYVMLSYVIETLTGRWLGDVLRDTIWKPLGMDTTYLNLQEARRGPAHLASAYIWREGEKTYEKLQYPPARVMGGAGGIISNVLDYAKWIQCLINESEPFSQAVHKDIRTPRMISDAEPSLTSDVQLYGLAWTRTTIHGEVAYWHDGSTLTFGAEVYWFPNLKYGIVAFANGALGSNPAEQVLVHRLLEDRLSVPASQRADLNKSLKEKSAKSRHDIQNMENILFPNRPKKPLPPTLSPSELLGSYYDEGYGTVTFFEEPHPEKQGETLLVANRTELLWSQQWRLQHVSGDFWAVQNKLLFCRMNVPLEFFAGEFKFGVDGKVAAFEADFGSRPGQISEGRILFKKVK, encoded by the exons ATGAGAACGATCCAATTGCTGCGCGccgttggcgttgctgccgctctGACAGTAAACGATGAGGCACCAAACGGCCAGAAGCCGATGGGCGAGGCGATTGCGCATGgtgtcggcgcggcgctaCGACCTCAGGACCCATTCACGGACGAATTTCTAGCTTTCGCAGAGGATATCATGGAGCAGTGGAAGGTTCTTGGAATGTCAATCGCCGTGGTCGACGGAGATGAGGTGTTTGCCAAG GGCTTTGGTTTGGCAACTTTGCCAGAGGCGCCAGCAACGCCGGGGACGCCAGCGACACCAGAGACGCTCTATTATGTTGGGTCAACGGCCAAGGCACAAACTGCTGCAACGCTCGCACAACTCATCGACTCTAAAGCCTACCCAGAGGTCTCTCTCGGCTGGAAGACGCCGATATCCTCCATCATCCGCGATGATTTTATCCTGCAGGATGAATGGGCTACCAACCACATCACACTTGAAGACGCTGCCAGCCATCGTACCGGCCTGCCGCGTCATGACAACTCCTGGCACGAGACACGTAACGGCAATGCGTCGACTGTCCAGGACACTGTACGCAATTTGCGGAACCTACCTCTAGGAGTAGAGCCGAGAGTTGAGTGGCACTACTGCAATTTGATGTATGTGATGCTGTCATATGTTATCGAGACGTTGACGGGCAGATGGCTGGGCGACGTTCTACGGGACACGATCTGGAAGCCACTTGGTATGGATACGACGTACCTGAATTTGCAAGAGGCGCGCAGAGGCCCGGCTCATCTTGCCTCGGCCTACATCTGGAGAGAAGGCGAGAAGACATACGAAAAGCTTCAGTACCCACCTGCCAGAgtcatgggcggcgcaggcgggaTCATTTCCAATGTCCTCGACTACGCTAAGTGGATTCAGTGTCTGATTAACGAGTCCGAGCCGTTCTCTCAGGCGGTTCACAAAGACATTCGCACCCCGAGGATGATAAGCGATGCGGAGCCGAGCTTGACGTCCGACGTACAGCTCTACGGACTAGCTTGGACACGCACAACGATCCATGGCGAGGTCGCCTATTGGCACGACGGATCAACACTCACATTTGGCGCAGAGGTGTACTGGTTCCCAAATCTCAAatacggcatcgtcgcctttGCGAACGGGGCGCTGGGCTCCAAtcccgccgagcaggtctTGGTGCACCGTCTCCTCGAGGACAGACTGAGCGTCCCGGCGAGTCAGCGAGCTGACCTCAACAAAAG TCTCAAGGAAAAGTCCGCTAAGTCGCGGCACGACATCCAAAACATGGAAAACATACTATTCCCCAATCGCCCCAAGAAGCCTTTGCCACCCACGCTGTCGCCTAGCGAGTTGCTTGGATCGTACTATGACGAGGGATACGGCACCGTCACTTTCTTCGAGGAGCCACACCCGGAGAAGCAGGGCGAGACTCTATTGGTGGCGAACAGGACGGAGTTGCTTTGGTCCCAACAGTGGCGGCTGCAGCACGTTTCTGGTGATTTCTGGGCGGTCCAAAATAAGCTCCTCTTCTGTCGCATGAACGTGCCTCTGGAGTTCTTTGCAGGTGAATTCAAGTTTGGAGTCGATGGTAAAGTCGCAGCGTTCGAGGCGGATTTTGGGAGTCGGCCAGGCCAAATCAGCGAAGGGCGGATACTATTTAAGAAGGTCAAGTAA
- a CDS encoding uncharacterized protein (COG:S~EggNog:ENOG503PCDQ~MEROPS:MER0026262), producing MRTIQLLRAVGVAAALTVNDEAPNGQKPMGEAIAHGVGAALRPQDPFTDEFLAFAEDIMEQWKVLGMSIAVVDGDEVFAKGFGLATLPEAPATPGTPATPETLYYVGSTAKAQTAATLAQLIDSKAYPEVSLGWKTPISSIIRDDFILQDEWATNHITLEDAASHRTGLPRHDNSWHETRNGNASTVQDTVRNLRNLPLGVEPRVEWHYCNLMYVMLSYVIETLTGRWLGDVLRDTIWKPLGMDTTYLNLQEARRGPAHLASAYIWREGEKTYEKLQYPPARVMGGAGGIISNVLDYAKWIQCLINESEPFSQAVHKDIRTPRMISDAEPSLTSDVQLYGLAWTRTTIHGEVAYWHDGSTLTFGAEVYWFPNLKYGIVAFANGALGSNPAEQVLVHRLLEDRLSVPASQRADLNKRWDGTQIHVVPVMMQNY from the exons ATGAGAACGATCCAATTGCTGCGCGccgttggcgttgctgccgctctGACAGTAAACGATGAGGCACCAAACGGCCAGAAGCCGATGGGCGAGGCGATTGCGCATGgtgtcggcgcggcgctaCGACCTCAGGACCCATTCACGGACGAATTTCTAGCTTTCGCAGAGGATATCATGGAGCAGTGGAAGGTTCTTGGAATGTCAATCGCCGTGGTCGACGGAGATGAGGTGTTTGCCAAG GGCTTTGGTTTGGCAACTTTGCCAGAGGCGCCAGCAACGCCGGGGACGCCAGCGACACCAGAGACGCTCTATTATGTTGGGTCAACGGCCAAGGCACAAACTGCTGCAACGCTCGCACAACTCATCGACTCTAAAGCCTACCCAGAGGTCTCTCTCGGCTGGAAGACGCCGATATCCTCCATCATCCGCGATGATTTTATCCTGCAGGATGAATGGGCTACCAACCACATCACACTTGAAGACGCTGCCAGCCATCGTACCGGCCTGCCGCGTCATGACAACTCCTGGCACGAGACACGTAACGGCAATGCGTCGACTGTCCAGGACACTGTACGCAATTTGCGGAACCTACCTCTAGGAGTAGAGCCGAGAGTTGAGTGGCACTACTGCAATTTGATGTATGTGATGCTGTCATATGTTATCGAGACGTTGACGGGCAGATGGCTGGGCGACGTTCTACGGGACACGATCTGGAAGCCACTTGGTATGGATACGACGTACCTGAATTTGCAAGAGGCGCGCAGAGGCCCGGCTCATCTTGCCTCGGCCTACATCTGGAGAGAAGGCGAGAAGACATACGAAAAGCTTCAGTACCCACCTGCCAGAgtcatgggcggcgcaggcgggaTCATTTCCAATGTCCTCGACTACGCTAAGTGGATTCAGTGTCTGATTAACGAGTCCGAGCCGTTCTCTCAGGCGGTTCACAAAGACATTCGCACCCCGAGGATGATAAGCGATGCGGAGCCGAGCTTGACGTCCGACGTACAGCTCTACGGACTAGCTTGGACACGCACAACGATCCATGGCGAGGTCGCCTATTGGCACGACGGATCAACACTCACATTTGGCGCAGAGGTGTACTGGTTCCCAAATCTCAAatacggcatcgtcgcctttGCGAACGGGGCGCTGGGCTCCAAtcccgccgagcaggtctTGGTGCACCGTCTCCTCGAGGACAGACTGAGCGTCCCGGCGAGTCAGCGAGCTGACCTCAACAAAAGGTGGGATGGGACTCAGATACATGTAGTGCCCGTGATGATGCAAAATTACTGA